The Sebastes umbrosus isolate fSebUmb1 chromosome 4, fSebUmb1.pri, whole genome shotgun sequence genomic sequence AGACCCGTATCTTAGTAATGGTTGCGTTAGagctgctcgattatggcaaaaaatCATAGCCTAATCATGAATATCTTGGTCAATATTgaaattgtgtttatttaacacGATAACTGATTGACTTTATACAacaacatcatgcatttagaatgaaaactttgtacattttaaagttaaatgcatcaatctggtgcactttgagagcaaaactaagaggctagatctatgaaaaaaattgtgctcttgtaaagaatttaataataaacacatcGGTTGTAAAGATAAAAATGGGGATCACAGCCAAAAAGACAGACGCGCCGAGAGCAGGATGCCCCGTGCCTCtccgcagggagagagggcacagcggTCAAAAATTCCATGACAACtatgtgattaatcattttaatatcaaacctgatgttttttttccacccactAAAACAAAAGGAACGTAAAGACAAGTAAGATCAAGTAAAGAAACATGACGTAGGAAAACAGGATAAACTTTCTGGTTCTGTCTACAGTCGAGGAGATCTTAGAAGTTCAAGTCCGTCTAGCGACAGTCACTCAGAGTGAGCTCTGCTTAGCGACGTCTCGGCTTCCGTTCTACATCAGTGACGCTTTGATCGCGGTTAATCTGTTACATGTGAatttcatattcattcatttcaaaagAGGAAGTGCTGAATAATTCCTTTGGTTGATAAGTCATTTATCCTACACATGTACCCATAATGCAGCATAAATTAAGTGGCTCagtctgcttcttcttcttcttttttttttttttacagcaatttatgtaataaaaaagaaaagttgcaATGAAAGTTCAGATGTTAATATCGTCCTCTGATCGGTATAATCTCTACAGGTTTCCTCCGAAGGCTTCCTGTTGTCGAACTGTTTATGGAGGCGCGACGCAGCCTGCCTTTGTTTACAGCCAAACAACTTTGAATTAAATAGGATTACGTGTGCCGTGTTAAATCAGCAAGCCGTGATTGAGAGAAGAAAGGCAGTCTAATTATTTCGACTGTACTAATCCTACATTTTCTGGCTAATAATCTGCTCTGTGTAAATCCCTCCATTGAAATCAGAGTCGCACGGTGTAGCATGTTATCCTCCTTTGTTACAGCACAAGTCTGAGTCGGACAGTTTAAGTGAAGTCACTTGATTGATTAGCTATAGGTCTGCACTTGAAATGAGAGAATGTAGCATGAATTCAATAGGTGTGGGGGGACTGAAACCATGAAATCTTTCTTCATTTTTACTGATGGGCTTTAGTATTTCTCTTGAGAGTGAGTTTAGTGGCTTTTCTACTCTTTATAGGGTAAAAGAATTGTGTCTCCTTGGTGTGTTTTACGCAGGACGGTGGTTAGATTTAAAGAAAGTGGTTGATAAGTTGATCATttaaagtcatttatcaaggCAAAATACCAAATATCAACTGCCTCCAGcgtctcaaatgtgaggatttgctgcattTCTCTGTTTCGTATcattgtaaataaaatatttatgagAAACAAGCAATATGAAGATGTCACCGAGGGCTCTtcatgggcatttttcactattttatgagATTTTATAGATgaaacaatgaataaatagcCCTAAAGCAGCCCTAATAGTCACTATAAATGGTATCCATTAAGTTTGAGGACTTGCGATAGATAAATCCTAAAAACGAAAGATCAGAATCGATGTAGCAGAGCATATTCTGACCTTTAGTTCTTCCAAGTCAAGCTCAAAAAACGCtggatcctacaattcccatTAAGCATCTGTATAACTTCAAATCCTTCCTTCCCAGTAAACATTCTGGGGCCTCATTATAGACAAATATCCTGGTAGAATTGCCGCAGTTTTCCCGTCTGTTAGGAAGTCCAAAAGTATATTTTGGTATCAACATTTTAAAACCCCATATTTTGACATCCCGTATGCTACATTCATCTGTTCACTGCTGGCCCGTGACGGTTCTCTGACAGCAGTGAGAGTTTGTGTAGAAGCCTGTTTGGTCACTGAGGACTTTTCAGGCCTTTTGCCTGTCAGCTGTGCCTCTCACAGAGGGTCGATTGCCAGTCAGGCAGCAGCAGGCCGGATGGCAGAAAGCGCAGCGGAGCCCTTTTGAAGTGTGCCGAGGAGGCTCAGTGTCGACTTTACCCTTGACACTCATCACCAgtgttgttctctctctctctctccgtctccctcctgCAGAATGTAAAGTATGGAGAAATCCGCTGAATTTATTTCGTGGAGCCGAATATAATCGGTGAGTGACGGCAGCTGAGTTACCTGCATGTGAAAGCCCTCTGGAGCTCTGGCCTttgctgtctttcttttttcctccctctctctgatcTGTTTGGCTCCTCTATTGCTTGTTCTCATATCATCAGTCTGTCTCGTGTTCCtgcctttgtttttgttttcctaaTCTGTCTTTGATATACTATTTCTTTTCCTTCGCCGTCATCAGTTTGCCGTTTTCGCCTCGGTTGCCGTAAATTTCTCTCACGCCTCTTTAATTTTTCTCTTTTGATCATCCTGTCTTTCATTCCGTATCAacttctcactcctcctttttgtcattgcaaattaatcgcacgttttttatctgttcaaaatgtactttaaagggagatttagcaagtatttaatactcttatcaacatgggagtggacaaatatgatgctttatgtaaatgaatgtatatatttattattgtaaatcaattaacaacacaacaatgacaaatattgtccagaaaccctcacaggtatctgtagaggggagactcgtgggtacccatagaacccattttcattcacatatcttgaggtcagacgtcaagggagcccttttgaaaatggacatgacagtttttcctcgctttAGCGTactgtaactttggagcgttatttaacctccttcccgacaagctagtataacatggattccttaggttttctagtttcatatgatgcctctAGCTTTAATCTAGCTGTAATACTAACgcattaaagaagttagtggcgttaaaacgaatttgtgttaacgtgttattatgaCACCAGCCCTTAGTCTTTGTGCTTCCTctattcttcttctctcccatttctttttcttttcacccGTTTTGATTTGTTCTCATCAGTTTGGGTTCTCTGTCACTCTcccttttattctctctctgacGTGTCTGCCTCCCGTTCCTCCTGTTGAGTCATCCTCCACTTTTCTATTTCTCACGTTGTAATTATCTTGTCATTTTTCTCCACCTATCACCCCGCATGCTGAGCTCCAGCTCTTAACTTTGGTCCATCTCAGTCTCAGTACAATACCCATTAGGTCAGCACAGTCTGAGTCATTTACAGTCAAACTAAACAAACATCTAACATTAGCTCAGgtcttttattctctctctcttgataATCACGAACGTGTCTCTGTGCTTGTCTTCAGATATACGTGGGTAACGGGTCGAGAGCCGCTGACATACTACGATATGAATCTGTCGGCACAAGACCATCAGACCTTCTTTACTTGTGACTCCGACCACCTCCGGCCTGCTGATGCCAGTAAGCAAacacatgcatatacagtacttGTATCTTTTGTATGatttgtgtgcacacacacacacagaggtgatAATGTGACCGCTCTGAcatctttaaatgtgtttgtttggtgtCAGTTATGCAGAAGGcgtggagagagaggaacccACAAGCTCGCATCTCCGCAGCACATGAAGCTCTGGAGCTGGAAGAGTGAGTTCACTTCCTTTATcgtcctctctttgtctctctagTAGAACTGTCTGTTGTTTTACGACTCTCTCCTTTGAGACCAGCTGTTAGGGGTGTTGGTTGTCATCTAAATTAGTGAAGGTGTTAATGTAAGAAAgcaaaagaacaattaaaatgattctgtttgtTAACCTTTATGCATCACTAGggacatttttggctttttcATTTTTCGATAATTTTTGCAAGATTgcgatttttttcctaaaattttgGAAGTTCAACCTCCGCTATAATAAACTATGTAGCCAAATACACTCAGACCCTTGAGGACAAAGATGTCCCCATTAAAACTCAGAGAAAAGCCAGACAAGATAAACATTTCTTCGTCCTTTTAATTATTTGGTAACCTCTTAGATTTATGTTTGGACCTGTTTGGGGGGATTTTATCCCTAAATCCAAAATGATAATAAACACTGTTTCTTCTCGGTCAATAGACTTCAATGTGGTATAAATTGAAAGATTGGAAACTGCGGGTTGTGTCGGTGGGAGGGATGATGCATCTCCTCACAGATTGGCCCTCTGGGTGACCGCCTGCATCATTCATAGGGGGAAGACAACTTGTTTTCATGGCAGTGTAGGTTTATTTTTAGGAGCGTCTGCGActacaaaggcagcgcagaggAATTGTGTCAGTGTTGTATGTTGCTTTCAGCTCATATCAAGGCCGTGACAGCAGGTTGACTCAGAGGAAAACTTCTTTGATCAGTGCGCTATCAGATGCTGCCTACAAATCGTAAAAAGCAGTTTTTATAGCACAGAGGACGCCGCGCTGTGTAGACAAAACTGACTCCATAAGGATGTGAGAATAAGTAAGTTTGTAATTTCCTGGTTAACAGATCCtggtcctctcctcctctcctctcctcctgtagTTGCGCGACAGCGTACATCCTGCTGGCGGAGGAAGAAGCGACAACCATCATGGAGGCTGAACGTTTGTTTAAACAGGCTCTAAAAGCTGGAGAGGGCTGCTACCGCCGCAGCCAACAGCTCCAACATCACGGTACACAGTACGAAGCCCAGCACAGTGAGTATCAGCCCGGGTTAAAAAACTGATCCCATCATGCTCAcaattttctgtgtgtgtatgtatgtgtgttacaTCGTGTCTTTGTGTGCTTCCTCCACCAGGAAGAGACACCAACGTATTGGTGTACATAAAGAGAAGACTGGCCATGTGCTCCAGAAAGCTTGGTCGAACACGAGAAGCAGTTAAAATGATGAGAGATGTAAGtacataaacacagacacacacacaaacacacacacacacacacacacacactagggctgtcaatcgattaaaatattgaatcgcttgtccatagttaatcacaattaatcacacattttttatctgttcaaaatgctcattaaagggagatttgtcaactatttattattcttatcaacatggaagtgggcaaatatgctgctttatgcaaatgtatgtaattatttattattggaaaatcaattaataacacaaaacaatgacaaatattgtccagaaaccctcacaggtactgcatttagcataaaaaaatatgtgtcagtgtgctgacttgactatgacttgcccaaaacggcatgtgattatcataaagtgggcatgtctgtaaaggggagactcgtgggtacccatagaacccattttcattcacatatctggaggtcggaggtcaagggacccctttgaaaaggaccacgccagtttttcctcgccaaaaatttgTGTTAgttttagagcgttatttagcctccttccctctagatttaaaactgagcctgcgacaacctaaaaatcacaagttgcgttaatgtgtaaaagaaattagtggcgttaaaacgaatttgcattaacgtgggAACTTTGTcagccctaacacacacacacacacacacacacatgttattCATTGATTCCTCTCTGTCAGGTGACAACACATGTACAACATTCACTCAGATacactgatggtacgtgtccacaggctccgtgctttccacaccccccattcattgtctatgtaagcagccgcgcaatgcattctggtagcgtggcgtcgcgatttcaagagactaggcgtcacgacgcccgctcctcatttgcataaagttgagggctcgtctactttatgcaaatcacaggcgtccgacgcgactcgccgcctctcgaaactcctgaggatcttttaaaataaacgttgttgatccaaattaaagacagattcagcaactacatggattatttctcgccttaaatgttttcagaaacacatttcagtgacctatttacgtgaaataagagaagaaagtttctaaacgagcctccatactggttccggtttgaaagctgggagcagcagccaacggcgggaaagcgttcgtccaatcaggagccgagtgccttgtttctagggacagcacaccaagcgtccaatgttgggaagcgtcgcgtcccctcgcgataaaaaacgcccctgtggacacgtaccatcagactTTAACTACAACAGTATTCTGTAACTGCATTAATGATGACCCAAAAGCTCTTTGTCTGCTGACTGTGCATGTGTCGCCCCCTGTCCGGTATTACATGTAACAACAGTTGTGTGTTTTCCAGTTAATGAAGGAGTTCCCTCTCCTCAGTATGTTCAACATCCACGAGAACCTGCTGGAGTCGCTACTAGAGCTCCAGAACTACGCCGACGTCCAGGCCGTTCTGGCCAAGTACGACGGTGAgggactcaaacacacacacacacacacacacacacacacacagatattcagattcacatagaaataaaaaaaaaagtgatcatagtggaatattagtgtgcatgtaaacatagtcgcTGGTCTTTCAGGGTTGCATTGTCATAAAACAGGTGTTGCAATATCTTTTATTCATCTGCTGCATAGAGTATCTCAGCTTTAGTGTTGgagtcagagagaaaaaaggcaGATCACACTTAACTGTtgaataagtaaaaaataagaTATAAGATAACAAAACACCCCCGGAGCTCTGAAACCTGAACTCATTATCCACATTCAGAACCCCCTCTGGGCAGCTGACCTTGCCTCTCTTAACTATCACCTGTAATTCCAACCTTTATGCTATGTTCACTAaacacctccctccctctctgtctgctttGTGTCTCCACAGATATTAGTTTACCCAAATCTGCAACAATATGTTACACAGCAGCATTGCTCAAAGCCAGGGCGGTATCGGACAAGTGAGTATCGCTTTTCATCGTCTACAATGCTCATACGGGGttgtggggtggggtgggggggggaggggctCTACATACCTGCTCTGCTATCTAAGAGTTGTAGAATAGAGCTGAACATGGCCCGGGGAGCTGCTCAGTGTGAATGGGAGAATAGAGCTTAGCTGAGCGCTTAGCGGTTACTCTGCTCTTTGGTTCAGGGCTGATCAGCGTTATTATGAGTGTTTGTGTCTCGCCAGAGCGCTCCGGTCACCCAGAGGCACAAGGTCATTTATGACTGTAAAACAGATAATGGTGGTGCACAGATAAAACCATAGAAACTGCCTTTTGTAAGGGATAACACCCACCCGACAAGGTGTCCATAATCAGGAATTAATATACGATGAGGCCAGAACCGTGCGTCCTCGGATGCGTGTTGGGTCGTTGCCTACGCAAAGTCCACtcattcctgataatggacaccttGTCAGGCATATTACCGCCTATACCGTGGTCACctgacaaagaaaaaagacctttaatttatattttcacgCGTTTTAGTACCAAAATCTTAAGTATTTTGCAATGCATTCACTCCGTTTCCCTGGTAACCCTGAGGTTTTGCTAATACCTGGAACAATCATTATTATCCCATAAGGTTCTTATGCAATGGAAACATTGTTCACTGCTCCAGTAAATAGGACGGACCTAATTAATGGacaccctgcagccaatcagaatcatGTATTCACCCAGACCATGGTATAAATACATATGTACACACACGGAGTATTAATATTTGCTGTTTATCTTTTATGTTAATTCTAGTGTCAAAATTGCTCAAAATAAGCGTTAAATCTGTAATCTCACACCCTGAATGTACTATTGGTGATGCACTGGAGTATTCTCCTGCTCTGGTCCTCACATGTATGTTAATACAAGCGTACTCAAAACActcagtacatttttttttgagaaacaGACGGTCTTTTACACGTCAGGGATCAATGTGATGTTCGTACACGGAGCAGCTAGTTAGTGACAAGCGAGCCGCCTGGATTTCAGCGTCTTTATTCGTCACCCTGGGAGTTATTTTCAGAATCACTTTGATCATATAGTGATGTGTAATCCCAAGTGAGATCACtgacaggagtgtgtgtgttgtgtgtgttgtgtgtgtgtgtgcagattctCTCCAGAGGCAGCATCCAGGCGAGGGCTGAGCACAGCAGAGATGAACGCAGTAGAAGCCATCCACAGAGCGGTGGAGTTCAACCCTCACGTCCCCAAAGTGAgactcatatacacacacacacacacacacacacgcacacacacacacacacacacctgctgagGTCGTACTGTGATCATATTCTCGCCATGTAACAGAGGCTACCTGTCAGTGAAGGTGTTGAACTGTTGACATGAAACACATCAGATAATCAATCCtatttaagaagaagaagaactttattgtcattatgcaAGCACAGGGAAGTTGCAGTTGCGTCAACCTCAAATGGTGCATTGTAGGTTGACACACTGCAATTTCGTTATGCTTTCATAACAGACAGAATAGACCTCTTTATTGTCCACTTCACAGAGACGCACATATCCATACATACACTTAAAAGCTTCCTTTGCCATCGGTTAAATTACAAGAgattaggggggggggggggaaagccTAAGTGAGCCAAACGGTTGGGATGAGAGTGctaaaatattaagttaatacATATCTTAAATAGACATCATAAAAGAAACAGCAGCCGTCTCTAATATCTCGTGAAATCATTTGTTAAGTAAAATGAGAGCGGATGGAATAAAAGATCTCTTGAAGAAGTTTCTCTTTGCTGTGGGTATCGTCGTCCCGAGGGGagttttttaaattcattaaatAGAGGATGTAAAGAGTCCTGAACTATTAATGTTGCAAtaaagttcttcttcttcttcttacaaaaaaaagataattttttaaaagataACTACGATTATCAAGCAAATAGTTGGAAGCTTCATTCATACCGTTGACAATTTGAATTATAAATCAACATTCAAATGCtgctcagctttttttttgcatatctGAAAGTTCAAGCTAcactaatattaataatataatattatttgtagaattaaattccagtggtggctgtgtAGAATTGTTTcagacttgtgtgatccaaacatttccaataactccagagcgttgtgaagtccaaatttattgaaaaaaaagaaagatatagtcatttccaaaattcacgtttttaatctaacaaaatattctgctacaattcatatttgttggcgttttgtgagttatattcattaaagaaagttgatttgataaaaaaaaagactaggaatcactttattcaaattgaggattttgttttatttttatttttagggtgatgacatcataaaatatgatgacagacattcaaagctttattcgaaaacctcaatagaagcttcaaaagtaaaaaaaaaaaatacttttgttaCAGCCCTAAAACCAAGATAGAGTATGTATACTGAACAGGCCATTTTATGTAACAGAGACAGTGTTTCTAAATAATCTCAAACAAACATTCCTTTATTGATATCTCTTGTTCATCCTGTTGATCATCTGCCTTtgttctcttctcctcctcctcctcctcctcctcctcctcctcctcctcagtatCTGCTGGAGATGAAGAGTCTGATTCTTCCTCCAGAACACATCCTGAAGAGAGGAGACAGCGAGGCCATCGCCTACGCCTTCTTCCACCTGCAGCACTGGAAAAGGGTAGAGGGGGCGCTCAACCTGCTGCACTGCACCTGGGAGGGCAGTGAGTACACAAACGGTtaccaaacacacactccaCTGGCCACATGGAAATTCACTGTTAATTATTAAAGAAGTGATCAGCCGTCTGCAACTaaaactctctctgtgtgtgtttgtagcgtTCAGAATGATCCCGTATCCTCTGGAGAAGGGTCACCTGTTCTATCCCTACCCCATCTGCACAGAGACGGCCGACAGAGAGCTGCTACCCAGTAAGAGACGCCCTGACACACATTTATACGTGCACACGATGTCTATTTACACAGTACAAGCACCAAAATATATGATCTTACATACTACTGGAAATCcgtctgttttctctctttaaacgCTTTAAAGAAAAGTCAAAACAGCGAGGAATACTGTTTGGATTTTAGTCTTAaacagtagtaataatagtaatacttGTAGTCGCAGCAGCATCATTCAAAAAGACAGCAGTGGAgaaagtactcagatcttttacttaagtaaaagtactaacacACTGTaagaatactctgttacaaataaaagtcctgcactgaaaatgttacttaaagttactgtagggaacttttaactggttatgaaaccgTCTCAATTTAATAtcgatgcctctatatgacctacataagtaaacaagaccatcagcgaaTGGACTGGAAATTTcgatatagttattcttaatgcttgatGATGATGAGACAAATTCCTTAACAGAGCGCTGAGCGTCGTCGTGCTGTCTGCTCAGCAGCTCGTCTGTCTTCACACACAAACCTTCACTTGATTAAGTTGGCTTCCAGCCACCAGCAGCAACACACTGtgctgtggttgtgtgtgtgtgtgtagcaggatggatggatatatacatatattacatCACATTACTGCTGctcaccaaaacacatttttaatttttttatttaacataaaagGTGAAGGGCAGAAAGTTTGATCGCGACAACTTACAATTACAACACTTAAATCTGTGGAGTGCTCCCGCCATGGTTTGGGATTGTTCCAGCTGTGTGTCGcaccttttttttatacttcacGGGTGCCGGAAAGGATACACCGATGTATCTTCACTTATGtcacattcacaccaagagcgaaaTCAATATTTTGCCGCGCTTTACTCGCACTGAGTTGGGCCGCCAGTTTCATTTGTGTTAATTCGCGCTAGACGCACCGAAGAGAAGAAGGCGCTACtgtggtatgaacccaaaataaacagattgtgctgtaatttaattgcaataaacagatcaaaaggatgctgaaataacaacacaatgatgctgatttgtaaaaagtcgtaattcatgttttgtcaggtctgtccacaagacgacaaacaaacaacttttaaaatgcttgttttctgaatggagtttggatcacTTAGTGCCAGGCTacgcagctgctccatcaacactcaagatAAATTCATATGGGCATAAATACTGGAGCAGCGTTGTTATTTCTACCATAGACAGTCTTAAataattggtaaaaaaaacccGAACTAACCTGAGGTATGTGATGTAAATGTCTAAACTAACATTgaatttatgtgtgtttgtgtttgtgtttgtgtgtgtgtttgtcccgCGTGGAAGCAGTGTTTCACGAGGTGTCAGTCTACCCTAAGAAGGAGCTGcccttcttcatcctcttcacAGCCGGCCTCTGCTCCTTCACCGCCATGCTGGCTCTGCTCACACACCAGTTCCCCGAACTCATGGGAGTGTTTGCTAAAGCTGTgagtacacacacgcacacacacacacacacacacacacacacacacacacagtaacttgTTCTCCGTTGTTTGGAAAGTTTTAAGCGAAGACAAAATACAGAACTTGGATTTTTGCTGCAGAAAAATCCATCAAAGCTAAACTGTTGCTGTGGATGTCTCTATGATTTCGCTGACCTTTTCTCCGGCACGAAACTCTCCTCTTAAGCTGCACTCCGGTTGACGACGAGCGATCTTAAAAAGTTAATAGCCTCATTTCCATAAAACGTGCCGGATGGAATAATATATCTAGTGACCGTCTGACCTTTCTTCATGTGCCACCTTCAGgtcaaaatgtcttgttttgcacACAGTGTCATAACCTGAACAGCAGATTGCTATGAAATATGCTCCACGGAGATAACCTCGTTCAATTTCAATGTCGCTGTGACCTTTTTCTCCACCGCCACATTCAGGATAAACTTTTAGTTTTGAACCTCCCAGTGTCGGAGATCTACAGCTACAAAATCGTGTTCACGTGAGTGACGATGAAGAAACCTGGAGGGGTGATTGGGAGGAACCAGAGTGGTgctttgttgttggacttctgtgctcgTCATGGATTGGCCATAACAAACACCATGTCCGAGCATAGGGCGGTTCATAagtgtacttggtaccagaaTACCAGAGGCCAAAGATCGATGATCAACCTTAAAGAGTCTTAACATCAGATCTGCAGCCACATGTCTTGGACACTCGCCTGCTGGTGAGTTAATGCCATCCTGGAAAGCCCGCTTTAatccagctgtgctgcagcaagCCGTGAACACATGCGTTTCCACTGCGGCCTCACACCAACGGATAACCGTGCTAGAGAGGGATGTTTATTAAAATTCAGAAGCTGTTAGATCAATAATTTCTACAGCACCTGCTGAGGTTAAAAGTCCTCTCCCAGCTCTCGGTACTAAACACAGAGCCACCTTCAGCCTTCCCTCCTGTATCATAGCAGCCAGTGGAGGGCGCTGCCTCCCCCGCCTCCCCTCCCTGCAGCCTTTAGCCTGCAGCGCCGTGCTGCTCACCTGGAATGCAGGTGAGCTCATCTCTCCCCCCTGATGTGACACTATCAGCAGATACCATCTACACTACCTGCTGAGAGCTGAagtgctacacacacacacaggcctgctGCTCTCTAACTACATTCTGACTGTAGGTGTTAACTACAATGTATaactttaatatttatttaaatgcattaaaaGCAAAGAAAGAGTTGCCAGTTTACGTAGCAAAGACCATAATATTTAATACGTAGCTGTTGTTTCGGTTGTCATCTAAACTAACTAAGTTGATCACAAGACAGACTCAGGTTTGAAAAAGACCCCACACATCCTCTGcacatattgttattattgacaCATAGAGTTAGGTGACATAATGTCATGTATGAGGTAATCGGCGTGaagaggacggagcggtcacagacTGTGTGCGCGGCGCAGCGGTGCCAGGTAACGTTAGACCCCCTGaggccccgcagcgaaagctggaccagAGAGGACTGACACACAGTcatccgacggtaaagatcaaatgAAGCGCTCTACACATATATTGagtgtcatcttttcttgtaaaatgtccggtgtaatctgtaacaccggtgttgtcacaagtttatcaaccggtgggaaaatgtcctcaccgtgacatccctaacgGCCAACACCCTGATCCACTTCATCGGGTGTATCGGAGGGTTGCGTCTCTACTTTTTGGATTACAGGACGCCGACCTCTCCTCCGCCGCCCAACCAGTTCAAACACACGGGACACACAAGCTTTACTCTGAAGTGCTCTTTGAAGCTGGAACAGAGATGTACGATACAGCGTTGTGTGAGGCCGACATCAGCGCCGGTCGCAGCTTTTCAAAGCACGCAAACCGCCGACTACCAGGCAGATACATGCAGGTGAAGAGGAGACTCTTCTTCACAAAAACCCTGTCGGGGCTTTTATCTGCCATCTGACAAAGTGGGAACCTCTATGACCCGCCGTTGCTCTGGTGGAGCCCCTAtcacccccacccctcccaccaccacctcctcttcaCTGGTTGTTGCCAAAACACCAACCGGAGGACGAGCTGACAGCCAGCTGC encodes the following:
- the LOC119486776 gene encoding suppressor of tumorigenicity 7 protein homolog isoform X13; this translates as MFGTESSLSMFLNTLTPKFYVALTGTSSLISGLILIFEWWYFRKYGTSFIEQVSVSHLRPLLGGVDSSSPSNSNTSNGEADSNRQSVSECKVWRNPLNLFRGAEYNRYTWVTGREPLTYYDMNLSAQDHQTFFTCDSDHLRPADAIMQKAWRERNPQARISAAHEALELEDCATAYILLAEEEATTIMEAERLFKQALKAGEGCYRRSQQLQHHGTQYEAQHRRDTNVLVYIKRRLAMCSRKLGRTREAVKMMRDLMKEFPLLSMFNIHENLLESLLELQNYADVQAVLAKYDDISLPKSATICYTAALLKARAVSDKFSPEAASRRGLSTAEMNAVEAIHRAVEFNPHVPKYLLEMKSLILPPEHILKRGDSEAIAYAFFHLQHWKRVEGALNLLHCTWEGTFRMIPYPLEKGHLFYPYPICTETADRELLPTVFHEVSVYPKKELPFFILFTAGLCSFTAMLALLTHQFPELMGVFAKAFLSTLFAPLNFIMEKVESILPSSLWHQLTRI
- the LOC119486776 gene encoding suppressor of tumorigenicity 7 protein homolog isoform X6 is translated as MFGTESSLSMFLNTLTPKFYVALTGTSSLISGLILIFEWWYFRKYGTSFIEQVSVSHLRPLLGGVDSSSPSNSNTSNGEADSNRQSVSECKVWRNPLNLFRGAEYNRYTWVTGREPLTYYDMNLSAQDHQTFFTCDSDHLRPADAIMQKAWRERNPQARISAAHEALELEESWSSPPLLSSCSCATAYILLAEEEATTIMEAERLFKQALKAGEGCYRRSQQLQHHGTQYEAQHRRDTNVLVYIKRRLAMCSRKLGRTREAVKMMRDLCVFQLMKEFPLLSMFNIHENLLESLLELQNYADVQAVLAKYDDISLPKSATICYTAALLKARAVSDKFSPEAASRRGLSTAEMNAVEAIHRAVEFNPHVPKYLLEMKSLILPPEHILKRGDSEAIAYAFFHLQHWKRVEGALNLLHCTWEGTFRMIPYPLEKGHLFYPYPICTETADRELLPMFHEVSVYPKKELPFFILFTAGLCSFTAMLALLTHQFPELMGVFAKAFLSTLFAPLNFIMEKVESILPSSLWHQLTRI
- the LOC119486776 gene encoding suppressor of tumorigenicity 7 protein homolog isoform X14 translates to MFGTESSLSMFLNTLTPKFYVALTGTSSLISGLILIFEWWYFRKYGTSFIEQVSVSHLRPLLGGVDSSSPSNSNTSNGEADSNRQSVSECKVWRNPLNLFRGAEYNRYTWVTGREPLTYYDMNLSAQDHQTFFTCDSDHLRPADAIMQKAWRERNPQARISAAHEALELEDCATAYILLAEEEATTIMEAERLFKQALKAGEGCYRRSQQLQHHGTQYEAQHRRDTNVLVYIKRRLAMCSRKLGRTREAVKMMRDLMKEFPLLSMFNIHENLLESLLELQNYADVQAVLAKYDDISLPKSATICYTAALLKARAVSDKFSPEAASRRGLSTAEMNAVEAIHRAVEFNPHVPKYLLEMKSLILPPEHILKRGDSEAIAYAFFHLQHWKRVEGALNLLHCTWEGTFRMIPYPLEKGHLFYPYPICTETADRELLPMFHEVSVYPKKELPFFILFTAGLCSFTAMLALLTHQFPELMGVFAKAFLSTLFAPLNFIMEKVESILPSSLWHQLTRI